In a single window of the Zea mays cultivar B73 chromosome 5, Zm-B73-REFERENCE-NAM-5.0, whole genome shotgun sequence genome:
- the LOC103627088 gene encoding R3H domain-containing protein 1-like, producing the protein MEQEILKFIHDPSRTEYEFNGLPTSYLRLAAHRLAQHYFLQSIDIPDNSLPDGTGSRIILRKTTFDCRLPAVRLADIPVNLPQEDISMARVAIKQRPQKNFHGMNSSSAHSSRDNLQKSVKERKEEYNKARARIFNNSNSSTATDERCTTYLPPPP; encoded by the coding sequence ATGGAGCAAGAAATTTTGAAGTTCATTCATGACCCTAGTCGTACAGAGTATGAATTCAATGGCCTTCCAACTTCGTATCTGCGTCTTGCTGCACATCGCCTGGCGCAACATTACTTCTTGCAGTCCATTGACATACCAGACAACAGTTTGCCTGATGGAACTGGTTCACGTATCATCCTTCGTAAGACAACATTCGACTGCCGACTGCCTGCTGTCCGCCTTGCAGATATTCCAGTTAATCTACCACAAGAAGACATCTCTATGGCAAGAGTAGCTATTAAGCAGAGACCTCAAAAGAATTTCCATGGCATGAACAGCTCAAGTGCTCACTCTTCTAGAGACAACCTCCAAAAAAGCGTCAAAGAAAGaaaagaggaatacaacaaggcacGAGCGCGGATATTTAACAACAGCAATAGCAGTACTGCTACTGATGAGAGATGCACCACCTATCTTCCTCCTCCCCCTTAG
- the LOC103628586 gene encoding polyadenylate-binding protein 2, whose translation MWNFSNTINNRSFSVCVDPNATTSENKEEMDSRSVFVGNVDYACTPEEVQQHFNSCGTVNRVTILTDKFGQPKGFAYVEFVEVEAVQEAIKLNESELHGRQLKVAPKRTNVPGMKQPRGRGFNPYRPYVFLYLRVHVI comes from the exons ATGTGGAAT TTCTCTAACACAATCAATAATCGATCTTTTTCTGTATGTGTAGATCCCAATGCAACCACATCTGAAAACAAAGAGGAGATGGATTCTCGGTCGGTATTCGTTGGAAAT GTTGACTATGCATGCACTCCAGAAGAAGTGCAGCAGCACTTTAATTCTTGTGGAACTGTTAATAGAGTGACAATCCTGACTGACAAGTTTGGGCAACCAAAAGGTTTTGCTTATGTGGAATTTGTTGAAGTTGAAGCTGTTCAGGAAGCTATTAAGTTGAATGAATCAGAATTGCATGGTCGCCAGCTCAAG GTGGCACCGAAGAGGACTAACGTTCCTGGGATGAAGCAACCCCGCGGTCGAGGTTTCAATCCATACCGACCATATGTTTTCCTATATCTtcgtgtacatgtgatttaa